Proteins from a single region of Sphaerochaeta globosa str. Buddy:
- a CDS encoding DUF6544 family protein encodes MAILIILSVLVVAVLVLVLVPSQVKTRFRAIERVFIATQQATGETFTREQLQGYPMAVQNYFIKGGYIGKQKMSGLKAVFSDTPFSLGVNKPTVTIDYTQLNRAERPQRYAQISSRIYGLPFEGLDSYSEGKGAMEGYLAKFFRIFNQRGDYMDKACLVTYLAEAFFLPSVALREDITYEELDALTVKATMKAYGIQVSGIFTFNEKGEMVKFTTNDRMAASFDGTLAQIPWTAECAEYTTIDGMRVPTRLKATWHYPEGDLVYFDGKDVEITYF; translated from the coding sequence ATGGCGATATTGATCATCCTATCAGTCTTGGTTGTTGCTGTACTTGTCTTGGTTCTGGTCCCTTCGCAGGTGAAAACTCGTTTCAGAGCTATCGAGCGAGTCTTTATCGCTACACAGCAAGCAACAGGTGAGACTTTCACCCGAGAACAGCTGCAAGGGTATCCTATGGCAGTGCAGAACTACTTCATCAAGGGTGGATACATCGGAAAGCAGAAAATGAGTGGGTTGAAGGCTGTTTTCTCTGATACCCCTTTCTCCTTGGGAGTGAACAAGCCTACGGTCACCATCGATTACACGCAGCTCAACCGTGCAGAAAGGCCACAGCGCTATGCGCAGATCAGCAGCAGAATCTATGGTCTGCCTTTTGAAGGGTTGGACTCCTACTCTGAGGGAAAAGGTGCCATGGAAGGCTACCTTGCCAAGTTCTTCAGGATTTTCAACCAGAGGGGGGACTATATGGACAAGGCTTGTTTGGTCACCTACCTTGCCGAAGCCTTCTTTTTGCCGTCGGTTGCCTTGCGTGAGGATATTACCTATGAAGAATTGGATGCGCTGACAGTAAAAGCAACCATGAAAGCCTATGGCATCCAAGTCAGCGGGATATTCACCTTCAACGAGAAGGGAGAAATGGTCAAATTCACTACCAATGATCGTATGGCCGCCTCATTCGATGGAACTTTGGCCCAAATTCCCTGGACTGCCGAGTGTGCCGAGTACACCACCATCGATGGCATGCGAGTTCCTACCCGTTTGAAGGCAACCTGGCACTACCCTGAAGGGGATCTGGTTTACTTTGATGGGAAGGATGTCGAAATAACCTACTTCTAA
- a CDS encoding LacI family DNA-binding transcriptional regulator — MGITQKEIAKNLGISYMTVNRALNSNGYVSDTLKQRILDYAKEMGYEPHRASQVLVRNKKRTIALFSSTLPRYFWDEINKGVQVAAQQLKAFDYEVHYHRVPELDTQAYLTLLEQEIEHGVDAVALVNQRMYDIATILDRIEQAGLPYVTFNIDAPQSKRHTYIGSDYAAGGRLAADFIARTLLLSEKKEVLVLQCNEDNLSQAKGPNINNMRLEGFMNLMKQSFPHIIVHIEYFDTKLQAQETDTQIFNLVQQYQGKVQAMYLIPAFNTNFLHALEIVGMQNTITVLHDLDSTATLHLKTRLLSAVIDQSPTLQGYYTVLALEKILESKRKVELPTLQIDHNLVLTENRSLIHGLAAARLMS, encoded by the coding sequence ATGGGCATTACACAGAAAGAAATTGCAAAGAATCTGGGAATCTCGTACATGACTGTGAACCGTGCACTGAACAGCAACGGGTATGTCTCTGATACATTGAAGCAAAGAATCCTCGATTATGCAAAAGAAATGGGATATGAACCGCACCGGGCCAGCCAGGTGTTGGTTCGCAACAAGAAACGAACCATCGCCCTCTTCTCCTCCACCCTTCCCCGCTATTTCTGGGACGAGATCAACAAAGGGGTACAGGTGGCAGCCCAACAGCTGAAAGCCTTCGACTACGAAGTGCACTATCATCGGGTTCCCGAACTCGACACCCAAGCCTATCTCACCTTGCTTGAGCAAGAAATTGAACACGGTGTCGATGCGGTCGCCCTGGTAAACCAGAGAATGTATGACATCGCAACCATACTTGACCGCATTGAGCAGGCAGGGCTTCCCTATGTAACCTTCAACATCGACGCCCCCCAGAGCAAGCGCCACACCTATATAGGATCGGATTATGCAGCAGGGGGTCGGCTTGCCGCCGACTTCATCGCCCGGACCCTTCTCCTCTCAGAGAAGAAGGAGGTTCTGGTACTCCAATGCAATGAGGATAATCTTTCCCAGGCAAAGGGACCGAACATCAACAACATGCGCCTGGAAGGCTTCATGAATCTCATGAAGCAATCATTTCCTCACATTATCGTCCATATCGAATACTTCGATACCAAACTGCAGGCACAAGAGACGGATACTCAGATTTTCAACCTTGTCCAACAATACCAAGGCAAGGTACAGGCAATGTACCTGATCCCGGCCTTCAATACCAACTTCCTGCATGCCTTGGAAATTGTCGGCATGCAGAACACCATCACCGTCCTGCATGACTTGGACAGCACAGCCACCCTCCACCTGAAAACCCGACTTCTCAGTGCCGTCATAGACCAAAGCCCCACACTGCAGGGATACTATACGGTCTTGGCCTTGGAGAAAATCCTTGAGTCAAAGCGAAAGGTGGAGCTTCCCACGCTGCAGATCGACCACAATCTTGTGCTCACCGAGAATAGAAGCCTTATCCACGGCCTGGCAGCGGCGAGGCTGATGTCTTAG
- a CDS encoding ABC transporter substrate-binding protein, with amino-acid sequence MKKMLLVLLALLLAFSPLFAAGQQEKKDEPVTLNVLFYSPELAEQYTDMVAAYKQATGVTLDITVLQTDYRSVLTSRLNSGDVPDVFMSSAYADNSTYKDYVYDLTNEDFIKLIEPGALQGVISDGKVTGYPFLVQSHSFIYNKKVFKDNGITALPKTLSEFEAVAKKLQANGVQPFATGFKEFWVLPQTAWQAIGNVPTENYGGYEKFVGMLNSGSLKFKDIPQMAQLFDLLDLIKKYGGPKPNESDFNDQTSSLATGKVAMIHQGNWAEDSIRKTNPEIEIGFLAGPTGNNAATAGIMFDSNQTIRIAKDGKNRQAALDWLRWLTTSEYGKNWIPAKVKQLSPIIGAAAPDSQVAKETSALLASGTPGYPWFYQMFPTGTEQQLGAILQGYCAGITDRAQTLDALDAAYAKIAKAAQ; translated from the coding sequence ATGAAAAAAATGCTGTTAGTATTGCTGGCACTTCTACTTGCCTTCAGTCCTCTGTTTGCAGCAGGACAACAGGAGAAGAAGGATGAACCTGTCACGCTTAATGTGTTGTTCTACAGCCCTGAGCTTGCCGAGCAGTACACCGACATGGTTGCTGCGTATAAGCAGGCAACCGGTGTTACCCTCGACATTACCGTTCTGCAGACTGATTACCGTTCTGTCTTGACCAGCCGTCTGAACTCCGGCGACGTTCCTGATGTTTTCATGAGCAGCGCCTATGCAGACAACTCCACCTACAAGGATTATGTCTACGACCTGACCAATGAGGATTTCATTAAGCTGATCGAACCCGGTGCCCTCCAGGGTGTCATCAGCGATGGAAAAGTGACCGGTTACCCCTTCCTGGTTCAGTCACACTCTTTCATTTACAACAAGAAAGTCTTCAAGGATAACGGAATTACCGCCCTTCCCAAGACCCTCTCCGAGTTTGAGGCTGTTGCAAAGAAACTGCAGGCCAACGGCGTACAACCTTTTGCCACCGGTTTCAAGGAATTCTGGGTACTTCCCCAGACTGCATGGCAGGCCATCGGCAATGTGCCGACCGAAAACTATGGCGGTTATGAGAAGTTCGTAGGCATGCTCAACAGCGGTTCTCTCAAATTCAAGGACATTCCCCAAATGGCCCAACTGTTCGATCTGTTGGACTTGATCAAGAAGTATGGCGGTCCGAAGCCGAACGAATCAGACTTCAACGACCAAACTTCCTCCCTGGCAACAGGCAAGGTTGCTATGATCCATCAGGGCAACTGGGCTGAGGACTCCATCCGCAAGACCAATCCAGAAATCGAAATCGGCTTCCTTGCCGGTCCGACGGGAAACAATGCAGCAACTGCCGGTATTATGTTCGATTCCAACCAGACTATTCGTATCGCCAAGGACGGAAAGAATCGTCAGGCGGCGCTCGATTGGCTGAGATGGCTCACCACCAGCGAATATGGCAAGAACTGGATTCCAGCAAAGGTAAAGCAGCTCTCTCCGATTATCGGAGCGGCAGCCCCCGATTCCCAGGTTGCCAAGGAAACTTCCGCTCTGCTTGCAAGTGGAACCCCGGGATATCCCTGGTTCTACCAGATGTTCCCCACCGGAACCGAGCAACAGCTTGGGGCTATTCTGCAGGGCTATTGCGCAGGTATCACCGATCGCGCTCAGACCCTCGATGCTCTGGATGCAGCCTACGCCAAGATTGCCAAGGCAGCTCAGTAA
- a CDS encoding carbohydrate ABC transporter permease — MTQLQRKQLNRGLIFLLFTLPAFAAILVSVEIPFLMSVFSSFTKWNGLDKAQTFIGLENYKELFLDDLDMWKAFGFTLRLTLGSVLAINICALLLAVVLDSDIRGKNVLRAAFYVPNIISLIIIGYIWRFIFSAGFDSFFQKTGWEVFMLSWLGDVNIIYFSVLMVSLWHSLGFYLVVYIAGLQTVPRDLIEASMIDGANRTKRFFRITLPLIMPSITVCVFHSLSNGLKAFDVIFSLTNGGPGNTTTTIALDIYRTAFVINRFGYGTAKSVVLFLMILILSVIQVRVFKQREVEV; from the coding sequence ATGACACAACTGCAACGAAAACAGCTCAATAGAGGTCTGATCTTCCTCCTCTTCACCCTGCCGGCTTTTGCGGCAATCCTTGTCTCGGTTGAAATTCCCTTTCTGATGAGTGTGTTCTCCTCCTTTACCAAATGGAACGGGTTGGACAAGGCACAAACCTTCATCGGACTGGAGAATTACAAGGAACTGTTTCTTGACGACCTGGACATGTGGAAAGCTTTCGGCTTTACCTTGCGCCTTACCCTGGGAAGTGTGCTGGCGATCAACATCTGTGCGTTGCTGCTTGCCGTTGTTCTGGATAGCGATATCCGGGGAAAGAACGTGCTTCGTGCGGCGTTCTATGTGCCCAATATTATCAGCTTGATCATTATCGGCTACATTTGGCGTTTTATTTTCTCCGCCGGCTTTGACTCCTTCTTCCAGAAAACGGGGTGGGAAGTTTTTATGCTCAGTTGGCTGGGGGATGTGAATATTATCTATTTTAGTGTGCTCATGGTTTCTCTGTGGCACTCACTGGGATTTTATCTGGTAGTCTACATTGCAGGACTGCAGACCGTTCCCCGCGACCTGATCGAGGCTTCCATGATCGACGGTGCGAACCGGACCAAGCGTTTCTTTCGCATTACCTTGCCTTTGATCATGCCGTCTATAACCGTATGTGTCTTCCATTCCCTCTCCAATGGGCTGAAGGCCTTTGATGTCATTTTCAGCCTTACCAACGGGGGACCGGGCAATACCACCACCACTATTGCTCTGGATATCTACCGAACAGCCTTTGTCATCAACCGATTCGGCTATGGAACAGCGAAGTCCGTTGTACTCTTTCTGATGATTCTTATCCTCTCAGTCATCCAAGTCAGGGTGTTCAAGCAGCGGGAGGTGGAAGTATGA
- a CDS encoding carbohydrate ABC transporter permease, producing the protein MKKRSFPATMATIILFMIAIGYLYPLFLVVINSFKTFSEITSNVLSLPTRLVWENFQNAFKIMNYPRYFMNTMLATTVGVCGVVLVSSLAGYKLSRTKTRYSFIMFMVLIAPMMIPFHSFMISLVKVAKELHLIGSPLGLGVLYWGLGASLALFMYHGAVKSVPQELDDCALIDGASPLRAFFQIIFPLLQPVTVSVIVINTMWMWNDFLLPLLVLSGSKKSLTLQLAAYNFFGLYKVEWNFAMAGVLLTILPAILFYLSLQRYIIKGMIAGAVKT; encoded by the coding sequence ATGAAAAAGCGTTCGTTTCCTGCAACCATGGCAACGATTATTCTTTTCATGATTGCCATCGGGTATCTTTATCCGCTTTTCTTGGTGGTCATCAACTCATTCAAGACGTTCAGTGAGATTACCAGCAATGTACTTTCCCTCCCAACCAGGCTGGTCTGGGAGAACTTTCAGAATGCGTTCAAGATCATGAACTATCCCCGGTATTTTATGAATACCATGCTGGCGACCACGGTGGGTGTCTGCGGTGTTGTATTGGTGAGTTCCTTGGCAGGGTACAAACTCTCCAGGACCAAGACCCGGTACAGCTTCATTATGTTCATGGTCCTTATCGCTCCCATGATGATTCCGTTCCATTCCTTTATGATCTCGCTGGTAAAGGTGGCCAAGGAACTGCACCTTATCGGCTCTCCCTTGGGTCTGGGAGTTCTTTACTGGGGTTTGGGTGCATCCTTAGCCCTCTTCATGTACCATGGCGCAGTAAAATCGGTACCCCAGGAACTCGATGACTGTGCTCTTATCGATGGGGCATCGCCGCTTCGAGCCTTTTTTCAGATAATTTTCCCCTTGTTGCAGCCGGTGACCGTCTCAGTCATCGTCATCAATACGATGTGGATGTGGAATGACTTTTTACTGCCTCTGTTGGTGCTCAGCGGTTCGAAAAAATCCTTGACCCTCCAATTGGCAGCCTATAACTTTTTTGGTCTTTACAAGGTCGAATGGAACTTTGCCATGGCAGGGGTTTTGTTGACCATTCTTCCGGCGATTCTGTTCTACTTGAGCTTACAACGCTACATCATCAAGGGAATGATCGCCGGTGCGGTAAAAACATAA
- the yicI gene encoding alpha-xylosidase has translation MKFRDGYWNIHKHVRHLPKVAIVDIEENQGKLSVFAATKKIEHRGSTLNTPMITLELSSPLPNVLHVRSYHFKGSLQKGPFFEIAADKPGQLNITHNPEGFSARTQDVCAQVATSGPADVHFLYKGKPLTVSAGLLGGHAILHDQDPYQVEYLNLSVGETIYGLGERFTPFVKNGQVVDIWNEDGGTSSEQAYKNIPFYLSSKGYGVLVANPGKVSFEVCSEVVTAVQFSVPGQCLDYYIIGGDDLKEVMANYALLTGKPALVPPWSFGLWLSTSFVTNYDEKTVNSFIDGMQQRKIPLHVFHFDCFWMREFQWVDFLWDTRQFPDPKAMLKRMHDRGLKICVWINPYVAQKSYLFDEGMAKGYLVKNPDGSVWQWDRWQAGMGLVDFTNPEAVKWYQGKLALLLEMGVDTFKTDFGERIPTQVEYFDHSDPMLMHNYYTYLYNQAVFTLLQEKRGKHEALVFARSATVGGQKFPVHWGGDCSATYESMAESIRGGLSLSLCGFGYWSHDIGGFEKLATADLFKRWVAFGLLSSHSRLHGNESYRVPWDFDAEACKVLKAFVELKCSLMPYLFTQACITHETGLPMLRAMVLEFPSDPVCAYLDRQYLLGESLLVAPIFQGDGKAVYYLPKGRWTHLLSNQEVEGGAYQEEHYDYFSLPLFVRPNSLLAIGSNTEKPDYAYNDQVTFHLFALDDAKEAKASVHAHDGTELAVCKVRRSGSVYEVAVEGAMKNWALCLRNIDQVASVSAGKLSRTMQGIVVTFSSHEKECRIITA, from the coding sequence ATGAAATTTAGAGACGGCTATTGGAATATCCACAAGCACGTTCGTCATTTGCCAAAGGTTGCTATTGTCGATATAGAAGAAAACCAGGGAAAGCTCTCTGTGTTCGCTGCTACCAAGAAGATCGAGCATCGCGGGTCAACCCTCAATACTCCGATGATTACCCTAGAGCTGAGCTCTCCGCTTCCGAATGTGCTGCATGTACGTTCCTATCATTTCAAGGGGTCCTTGCAGAAGGGACCGTTCTTTGAGATTGCAGCTGATAAGCCGGGGCAGCTGAACATAACACACAATCCCGAAGGTTTTTCTGCCCGGACGCAGGATGTATGTGCACAGGTGGCGACCAGCGGGCCTGCTGATGTCCACTTTCTGTATAAAGGCAAACCGTTGACCGTCTCAGCCGGCCTGCTCGGCGGCCATGCCATCCTGCATGACCAGGATCCCTATCAGGTGGAGTATCTCAACCTCAGTGTAGGGGAGACCATTTATGGACTTGGTGAGCGCTTTACCCCGTTTGTCAAGAATGGACAGGTAGTGGATATTTGGAACGAGGATGGGGGTACCAGCAGCGAGCAGGCTTATAAGAACATTCCTTTTTACCTCTCCTCCAAAGGCTACGGGGTGCTTGTTGCCAACCCGGGCAAGGTCTCCTTCGAGGTATGCTCGGAGGTGGTTACCGCGGTGCAGTTCTCAGTGCCCGGCCAATGCCTCGACTACTATATCATCGGCGGTGATGACCTGAAGGAAGTGATGGCGAATTATGCTTTGCTTACCGGCAAGCCTGCCTTGGTTCCGCCGTGGTCGTTCGGTCTGTGGCTCTCTACCTCCTTTGTAACAAACTATGATGAAAAGACGGTGAACAGTTTCATAGATGGAATGCAGCAGCGAAAGATTCCGTTGCATGTATTTCATTTCGATTGCTTCTGGATGCGTGAATTCCAGTGGGTCGACTTCTTGTGGGATACACGCCAGTTCCCCGACCCCAAGGCAATGCTGAAACGGATGCATGACCGGGGACTGAAGATCTGCGTATGGATCAATCCCTATGTCGCCCAGAAATCGTACTTGTTTGATGAGGGGATGGCAAAGGGCTATTTGGTGAAGAATCCTGACGGCAGCGTGTGGCAGTGGGACCGCTGGCAAGCCGGCATGGGTTTGGTTGACTTCACCAATCCCGAGGCGGTGAAGTGGTATCAGGGCAAGCTGGCCCTACTGCTGGAGATGGGGGTCGATACATTCAAGACTGACTTCGGTGAGAGAATTCCCACCCAGGTTGAATATTTTGACCACTCTGATCCTATGTTGATGCACAACTACTACACATACCTCTACAACCAAGCGGTATTTACCCTGCTCCAGGAAAAACGCGGTAAACACGAGGCATTGGTTTTTGCCCGTTCTGCAACCGTCGGCGGTCAGAAGTTCCCCGTGCATTGGGGAGGTGACTGTTCGGCTACGTATGAGTCGATGGCAGAGAGCATCCGCGGAGGCTTGTCGCTCTCCTTGTGTGGGTTCGGCTATTGGAGCCACGATATCGGAGGCTTCGAGAAGCTTGCCACAGCTGACTTATTCAAGCGTTGGGTTGCCTTCGGGTTGCTTTCCTCCCATAGTCGCCTGCATGGAAACGAATCGTATCGCGTGCCTTGGGACTTCGATGCAGAGGCCTGCAAGGTTCTCAAAGCATTTGTAGAGCTCAAATGCTCGCTGATGCCCTACCTCTTCACCCAAGCTTGCATAACACATGAGACTGGGCTTCCGATGCTGCGTGCCATGGTTCTGGAGTTCCCTTCCGATCCTGTTTGTGCATACCTCGATAGGCAGTACCTGCTTGGTGAAAGTCTGTTGGTAGCGCCCATTTTCCAAGGCGATGGAAAGGCTGTGTATTACTTGCCCAAGGGTAGGTGGACCCATCTGTTGAGCAACCAGGAAGTGGAGGGTGGTGCCTATCAAGAAGAGCACTATGACTATTTCAGTCTTCCTCTCTTTGTGAGGCCGAACAGCCTCCTGGCTATCGGAAGCAATACAGAGAAACCCGACTATGCCTACAACGACCAAGTTACGTTCCATCTTTTTGCTTTGGATGACGCAAAAGAGGCAAAAGCCAGCGTGCATGCACATGATGGTACAGAGCTGGCGGTTTGCAAGGTACGAAGAAGCGGCTCTGTGTACGAGGTTGCGGTAGAAGGGGCGATGAAGAACTGGGCTTTGTGTCTGAGAAACATCGACCAGGTTGCATCAGTTTCCGCCGGTAAGCTTTCCCGGACAATGCAAGGTATCGTGGTGACATTCTCTTCCCACGAGAAGGAGTGCAGGATTATTACTGCATAG
- a CDS encoding fumarylacetoacetate hydrolase family protein — protein MCIHTLLVHFNHIKHAFSKQQDSYFLCVLTQKQFMNKNSTAALAQDGDIKYPARCKRLACEAELSIVIGMKARFVPPAKSSRVTTRFGLVILDSQKIGNLSLSEASGRLLHA, from the coding sequence TTGTGTATCCACACACTTCTAGTTCACTTCAATCATATAAAACATGCCTTTTCAAAACAACAAGATTCGTACTTTTTATGTGTATTAACACAAAAACAGTTCATGAATAAAAATTCCACCGCTGCACTGGCCCAAGATGGGGACATCAAATACCCTGCGAGGTGCAAGCGCCTTGCCTGCGAGGCCGAGCTTTCCATCGTAATCGGTATGAAAGCGAGGTTTGTGCCCCCAGCCAAGTCATCGAGGGTCACTACCCGTTTCGGGTTAGTGATCCTTGATAGCCAGAAGATCGGCAATCTCTCTCTATCAGAAGCTTCAGGAAGGCTCCTGCATGCTTGA
- a CDS encoding ATP-binding protein gives MIIKRDRYLKKLIERRENGLVKVITGIRRSGKSVLLNTLYHDYLLDCGVKESQIIMLALDQDINAKYRNPLVLGEYIREIASQSHEMQYVFLDEIQKVAEIKNPYLASNEEKITFVDTLLGLMAIKNIDLYVTGSNSKMLSSDILTAFRGRGDEIRMNPLSYSEFYSQYGEDKRHAWRDYITYGGMPFVLSRRSHEDKAKYLRDLFSKIYITDVVERNRILNDRETLEDLLDFTASAIGSLTNPTRLEHTFLSLKKQKISHVTISRYLEYLEDAFILSKAKRFDIKGRKYIGSPMKYYFTDIGLRNARLGFCQMEETHIMENVIYNELMLRGYSVDVGNLEAFEKDAENKTVRKQLEVDFVANDGSRVCYIQSALSIDDEKKRIQETRPFRTIHDSFKKIVIIKDDIIPWHDNAGVLYLGIEQFLLEEDSIRL, from the coding sequence GTGATAATTAAAAGAGATAGGTATCTGAAGAAGCTGATTGAGAGAAGAGAAAATGGGCTCGTAAAGGTCATTACTGGCATACGCCGTAGCGGAAAAAGCGTTCTTCTGAACACTCTATATCATGACTATCTGTTGGACTGCGGTGTAAAAGAGTCCCAAATCATAATGCTGGCTTTGGATCAGGACATAAACGCCAAATACAGAAATCCACTTGTACTAGGTGAGTATATAAGGGAGATAGCTTCACAATCGCATGAAATGCAGTATGTGTTTCTTGACGAGATACAGAAAGTTGCTGAAATCAAAAACCCATATCTTGCTTCCAATGAAGAAAAAATAACGTTCGTCGATACACTTCTCGGTCTTATGGCAATCAAGAACATCGACCTTTATGTCACTGGAAGCAATTCAAAAATGCTTTCTAGTGATATTCTGACCGCATTCCGTGGCAGAGGGGATGAGATACGCATGAATCCTCTGTCATACAGTGAGTTCTATTCTCAGTATGGCGAAGACAAAAGGCACGCATGGAGGGATTACATCACATATGGAGGCATGCCTTTTGTTCTTAGCAGAAGAAGCCATGAGGATAAAGCAAAATATCTCAGGGATTTGTTTTCAAAGATATACATAACCGATGTTGTTGAAAGGAACAGAATTTTGAATGACAGGGAGACGCTGGAAGATCTTCTGGATTTTACTGCATCGGCAATTGGTTCCTTGACAAATCCAACCAGACTGGAGCATACGTTCTTGTCACTGAAAAAACAGAAAATTTCCCATGTAACAATATCAAGGTATCTTGAGTACTTGGAAGATGCATTCATCTTGTCCAAAGCCAAAAGGTTTGACATTAAAGGTAGAAAATATATAGGTTCGCCTATGAAGTATTATTTCACAGACATTGGACTGAGAAACGCCAGGTTGGGATTTTGTCAGATGGAAGAGACCCATATCATGGAGAATGTCATATACAACGAGCTTATGCTCCGTGGATATAGTGTAGACGTGGGAAACCTTGAGGCCTTTGAAAAGGATGCAGAAAACAAGACTGTAAGGAAGCAGCTTGAAGTTGATTTTGTTGCAAATGATGGATCACGTGTATGTTACATCCAGTCTGCATTGTCGATTGATGACGAAAAGAAGAGAATCCAGGAGACAAGACCTTTTAGAACCATACATGATTCATTTAAGAAGATTGTCATTATCAAGGATGATATCATTCCTTGGCATGACAATGCAGGTGTCTTGTATTTAGGGATAGAACAGTTTCTGTTGGAAGAAGATTCGATCAGATTGTAG
- a CDS encoding fumarylacetoacetate hydrolase family protein → MKYLRFTYQDTIKYGLLEQETIQVLEGSPFEQYTITDKKLNLSEVELLTPCEYTKAICIGLNYKDHAQEFQLPIPTEPVVFIKPSTASLNPNGVIQYPAMCKRLDYEAELAIVIGKKARFVPITDVNKYILGYTCANDVTARDLQPKQGQWTVSKSFDTFCPFGPFISDEVDPSNLVIESRVNGKTMQKSNTSNLIFSVPFLVSYLSQVMTLLPGDIILTGTPGGISGMHHGDTVQIIIEGLGVLKNTIG, encoded by the coding sequence ATGAAATACCTACGCTTCACTTACCAGGACACAATCAAGTACGGGCTTCTTGAACAGGAGACCATTCAAGTACTCGAGGGTTCTCCCTTCGAGCAATACACAATTACTGACAAGAAACTCAATCTTTCAGAGGTTGAGCTGCTCACCCCTTGTGAGTATACCAAGGCTATTTGCATTGGGCTCAACTATAAGGACCATGCCCAGGAGTTCCAGCTTCCCATCCCTACCGAGCCGGTGGTTTTCATTAAGCCCTCTACGGCTTCGCTGAATCCTAATGGGGTTATCCAGTACCCTGCAATGTGCAAGCGTCTTGACTATGAGGCCGAACTTGCCATTGTCATCGGTAAGAAAGCAAGGTTCGTTCCCATCACCGACGTCAACAAGTATATCCTCGGCTATACTTGTGCCAACGATGTCACCGCCCGTGACCTCCAACCCAAACAGGGGCAGTGGACTGTTTCCAAGAGCTTCGACACCTTCTGCCCTTTCGGGCCCTTCATCAGCGATGAGGTAGATCCCTCCAATCTGGTCATTGAAAGCCGGGTGAACGGCAAAACAATGCAGAAGTCCAATACCAGCAACCTCATTTTCTCGGTTCCCTTCCTGGTAAGCTACCTCTCACAGGTAATGACGCTCCTGCCCGGGGACATTATTCTCACCGGAACACCGGGCGGCATCAGCGGGATGCACCATGGTGATACGGTACAGATCATCATCGAGGGGTTGGGAGTGTTGAAGAATACGATTGGGTAA